The proteins below are encoded in one region of Equus przewalskii isolate Varuska chromosome 1, EquPr2, whole genome shotgun sequence:
- the ABHD12B gene encoding protein ABHD12B isoform X1 codes for MPGRRLGFLPTSVCVTTSLPGRWISKTLVIVAVIMVVLDGFLFGRGLSVQMEQDGKASPCEASGRSIPHSSSTLRRKIATLYDNFTCKSLKEHIFPPLMEMFIFLNFFKAPFLVDLKKPEVKIPHTVNFYLRVEPGVTLGIWHTVPSCRGEDAKGKDRSWYEAALRDGNPIIVYLHGSAENRAAPHRIKLVKVLSDGGFHVLSVDYRGFGDSTGKPTEEGLTADALFVYEWTKARSGTTPVCLWGHSLGTGVATNAARVLEERGSPADAIILEAPFTNIWVASINYPLLKIYRKLPGFLRTLMDALRKDKIVFPNDENVKFLSSPLLILHGEDDRTVPLEIGKQLYEIAHSAYRKKERVKMVVFPPGFHHNLLCESPTLLKTVRDFLSEQWA; via the exons ATGCCAGGAAGACGGCTCGGGTTCCTACCAACCTCTGTCTGCGTGACCACCTCATTACCAGGCCGATGGATTTCAAAAACACTAGTAATCGTGGCGGTAATAATGGTAGTCTTAGATGGCTTCCTGTTCGGTCGAGGCCTATCTGTGCAGATGGAGCAGGATGGGAAGGCCAGCCCGTGCGAAGCCTCCGGCAG ATCTATTCCACACTCCTCTTCAACACTCAGAAGAAAAATTGCCACTCTGTACGACAATTTTACTTGTAAATCATTAAAAGAACACATTTTCCCTCCTCTGATGgagatgttcatttttttaaattttt TCAAAGCACCGTTTCTCGTGGATTTAAAGAAACCGGAGGTAAAGATCCCTCACACAGTGAACTTCTACCTCCGAGTTGAACCCGGGGTGACTCTGGGAATCTG GCACACGGTCCCCAGCTGCCGGGGGGAAGACGCCAAGGGGAAGGACCGTTCCTGGTACGAGGCGGCCCTTCGCGACGGCAACCCGATCATCGTGTATCTTCACGGCAGTGCGGAGAACAG GGCAGCTCCTCACAGAATCAAGCTGGTGAAG GTGCTGAGTGATGGCGGCTTCCACGTCTTGTCTGTGGACTACAGAG GGTTCGGGGACTCCACCGGGAAGCCCACTGAGGAGGGACTGACGGCTGACGCGCTCTTCGTCTACGAGTGGACCAAGGCGAGAAGTGGCACTACCCCCGTGTGTCTCTGGGGCCACTCTCTGGGAACAGG GGTTGCAACAAATGCTGCCAGAGTGCTGGAAGAGAGAG GATCCCCAGCTGATGCTATTATCCTGGAAGCTCCATTTACCAACATATGGGTTGCAAGTATCAATTATCCCTTGTTAAAG atttacCGGAAGCTTCCAGGGTTTTTACGCACGCTTATGGATGCcctgagaaaagacaaaatagtctTCCCTAATGATGAAAA TGTTAAAttcctgtcttctcctcttctcatccTTCACGGTGAGGATGACAGGACAGTGCCTTTGGAGATTGGAAAACAG CTCTACGAAATCGCACACAGTGCatacaggaagaaagagagggtcAAGATGGTGGTCTTTCCTCCTGGCTTCCACCACAACTTGCTTTGTGAAAGCCCCACACTGTTAAAAACCGTGAG GGATTTCCTGAGCGAGCAGTGGGCCTGA
- the ABHD12B gene encoding protein ABHD12B isoform X2 produces MDARGCVAAWGDMVARNLRSIPHSSSTLRRKIATLYDNFTCKSLKEHIFPPLMEMFIFLNFFKAPFLVDLKKPEVKIPHTVNFYLRVEPGVTLGIWHTVPSCRGEDAKGKDRSWYEAALRDGNPIIVYLHGSAENRAAPHRIKLVKVLSDGGFHVLSVDYRGFGDSTGKPTEEGLTADALFVYEWTKARSGTTPVCLWGHSLGTGVATNAARVLEERGSPADAIILEAPFTNIWVASINYPLLKIYRKLPGFLRTLMDALRKDKIVFPNDENVKFLSSPLLILHGEDDRTVPLEIGKQLYEIAHSAYRKKERVKMVVFPPGFHHNLLCESPTLLKTVRDFLSEQWA; encoded by the exons ATGGACGCGCGGGGCTGCGTGGCCGCCTGGGGGGACATGGTGGCGCGGAACCTGCG ATCTATTCCACACTCCTCTTCAACACTCAGAAGAAAAATTGCCACTCTGTACGACAATTTTACTTGTAAATCATTAAAAGAACACATTTTCCCTCCTCTGATGgagatgttcatttttttaaattttt TCAAAGCACCGTTTCTCGTGGATTTAAAGAAACCGGAGGTAAAGATCCCTCACACAGTGAACTTCTACCTCCGAGTTGAACCCGGGGTGACTCTGGGAATCTG GCACACGGTCCCCAGCTGCCGGGGGGAAGACGCCAAGGGGAAGGACCGTTCCTGGTACGAGGCGGCCCTTCGCGACGGCAACCCGATCATCGTGTATCTTCACGGCAGTGCGGAGAACAG GGCAGCTCCTCACAGAATCAAGCTGGTGAAG GTGCTGAGTGATGGCGGCTTCCACGTCTTGTCTGTGGACTACAGAG GGTTCGGGGACTCCACCGGGAAGCCCACTGAGGAGGGACTGACGGCTGACGCGCTCTTCGTCTACGAGTGGACCAAGGCGAGAAGTGGCACTACCCCCGTGTGTCTCTGGGGCCACTCTCTGGGAACAGG GGTTGCAACAAATGCTGCCAGAGTGCTGGAAGAGAGAG GATCCCCAGCTGATGCTATTATCCTGGAAGCTCCATTTACCAACATATGGGTTGCAAGTATCAATTATCCCTTGTTAAAG atttacCGGAAGCTTCCAGGGTTTTTACGCACGCTTATGGATGCcctgagaaaagacaaaatagtctTCCCTAATGATGAAAA TGTTAAAttcctgtcttctcctcttctcatccTTCACGGTGAGGATGACAGGACAGTGCCTTTGGAGATTGGAAAACAG CTCTACGAAATCGCACACAGTGCatacaggaagaaagagagggtcAAGATGGTGGTCTTTCCTCCTGGCTTCCACCACAACTTGCTTTGTGAAAGCCCCACACTGTTAAAAACCGTGAG GGATTTCCTGAGCGAGCAGTGGGCCTGA